The Shewanella pealeana ATCC 700345 genome contains the following window.
CTTGCCTGATGCAAATGGGTATATTGACTACCCTCAAGCTGAGCATGAAATTTGGTCAGAACTTTATCAAAGACAGAAAATCAATCTACCTGGGCGCGCCTGTCAAGAATATCTCGATGGGCTAAATAAGCTTGGACTTGCGAGCGATAGAGTCCCGCAACTCTCTGAGGTTGACGATGTCTTACTACAAACAACGGGGTGGAAGACTGCCGCGGTTCCTGCGCTGATCTCATTTGCTAAGTTCTTTGAGCTTCTGGCTAATAAGTCATTTCCGGTGGCAACTTTTATTCGCAGCCGCGAAGAGCTTGATTACCTACAAGAGCCCGATATTTTTCATGAGGTATTTGGGCACTGTCCATTACTGACTAACCCATCTTTCGCTCACTTTTCTCACCTTTATGGTCAGTTAGGGCTTGCTGCGAG
Protein-coding sequences here:
- the phhA gene encoding phenylalanine 4-monooxygenase, producing MSKPQNYTARLPDANGYIDYPQAEHEIWSELYQRQKINLPGRACQEYLDGLNKLGLASDRVPQLSEVDDVLLQTTGWKTAAVPALISFAKFFELLANKSFPVATFIRSREELDYLQEPDIFHEVFGHCPLLTNPSFAHFSHLYGQLGLAASKEQRVFLARLYWFTVEFGLLKSKSDELRIYGGGILSSPGETLYVMGTEPDIRPFDLIDVLRTPYRIDIMQPIYYAIEEISDLGAIAEMDIMAAVNKAQELGLFIATFPAKAG